The Zonotrichia albicollis isolate bZonAlb1 chromosome 9, bZonAlb1.hap1, whole genome shotgun sequence genome has a window encoding:
- the OTOS gene encoding otospiralin produces the protein MTFTGFFIFCMLMNMLTDARSIQDGDDPYQDAAALPYWPFSSNDFWSYVEYFRTLGAYNRINDMARAFFAQFPFGSHLGYHVRDHEH, from the exons ATGACATTTACTGGCTTCTTTATCTTCTGTATGCTGATGAACATGCTAACAG ATGCCCGATCCATCCAGGATGGAGATG ATCCCTACCAGGATGCTGCAGCCTTGCCCTACTGGCCCTTCTCATCCAATGATTTCTGGTCCTATGTGGAATATTTCCGGACCTTGGGAGCCTACAACAGGATCAATGACATGGCCAGAGCCTTCTTTGCCCAGTTCCCTTTTGGGAGCCACCTTGGCTACCACGTGCGTGACCACGAGCACTGA
- the COPS9 gene encoding COP9 signalosome complex subunit 9 produces the protein MKPAVDEMFPEGAGPYVDLDEAGGSTGLLMDLAANEKAVHADFFNDFEDLFDDDDIQ, from the exons ATGAAGCCGGCTGTGGACGAGATGTTCCCTGAGGGCGCCGGCCCGTACGTGGACCTGGATGAG GCAGGGGGAAGCACGGGGCTGCTGATGGACCTGGCCGCCAACGAGAAAGCGGTGCACGCCGACTTCTTCAACG ATTTTGAAGATCTCTTTGATGACGATGACATTCAGTGA